Proteins encoded together in one Sulfitobacter pontiacus window:
- a CDS encoding META domain-containing protein, producing the protein MIKLTSLFLAIALTTQCSQDETLRAYGAADRLWRLQELNGVPFSANTQLSFPEKEQVTVQGPCNRMSGTNKLPYPWFSFTLISSTKKACPDLGQENIVIDALNNATLVEILNDVMILSNTEDLNMVFRAVD; encoded by the coding sequence ATGATCAAGCTGACCTCCCTCTTTCTGGCCATAGCCCTGACGACCCAGTGCAGTCAGGACGAAACTCTGCGGGCGTATGGGGCCGCCGATCGCCTATGGCGCTTGCAAGAACTAAACGGGGTCCCGTTCTCAGCAAACACACAGCTGTCCTTTCCAGAAAAAGAACAGGTTACCGTTCAAGGCCCCTGCAATCGGATGTCCGGCACGAACAAGCTGCCCTACCCTTGGTTTTCTTTTACGCTCATATCCTCCACCAAAAAGGCATGTCCTGATCTCGGCCAAGAAAACATTGTTATCGACGCGCTCAACAACGCCACCCTCGTCGAGATTCTGAATGACGTCATGATCCTGTCTAACACCGAGGATCTTAATATGGTGTTTCGCGCCGTCGACTAA
- the recO gene encoding DNA repair protein RecO: protein MEWRDQGILLSARRHGETSAIIEVFTPERGRHAGIVRGGTSRKIAPILQPGAQLDIAWRARLEDHIGAFTVEPVRSRAALAMHDRLSLAGLNAVTGLLAFALPEREAHAPLYRRTEALLDLLGQGDLWPLAYLQWEISLLDELGYGLDLSACAVTGRTSGLVFVSPKTGRAVTREGAGEWVDKMLPLSPVLRGEGDASDADIALAFKTTGYFLERHLARDLGDKPLPEARARYVEAFSRRRETPY from the coding sequence ATGGAATGGCGCGATCAAGGCATTTTGCTCAGCGCGCGCCGCCATGGTGAGACATCGGCCATCATCGAGGTGTTCACCCCCGAGCGCGGCCGCCACGCCGGGATCGTACGCGGCGGTACCAGTCGCAAGATTGCCCCAATTCTCCAACCGGGCGCACAGTTAGACATTGCATGGCGCGCACGGCTTGAGGATCATATCGGCGCGTTTACTGTAGAGCCCGTCCGCAGCCGCGCCGCATTGGCAATGCATGATCGGCTGAGCCTTGCGGGGTTGAATGCGGTGACGGGGCTGCTTGCCTTTGCATTGCCCGAACGCGAAGCGCATGCGCCATTATATCGTCGAACTGAAGCGCTTCTGGATCTATTGGGGCAGGGGGACCTGTGGCCGTTGGCCTATCTTCAATGGGAAATCAGCCTGTTAGACGAGCTTGGCTATGGGCTTGATCTGAGCGCCTGTGCGGTGACCGGACGGACCAGCGGGCTGGTCTTTGTATCTCCGAAAACGGGGCGTGCTGTGACCCGAGAAGGGGCGGGGGAGTGGGTTGATAAAATGCTGCCATTGTCGCCCGTTTTACGGGGGGAAGGGGATGCGAGCGATGCGGATATTGCGCTGGCGTTCAAAACCACGGGATATTTCCTAGAGCGGCATTTGGCGCGCGATCTAGGGGACAAGCCCCTACCCGAGGCGCGCGCGCGCTACGTCGAGGCATTTAGTCGACGGCGCGAAACACCATATTAA